The following is a genomic window from Xiphophorus couchianus chromosome 5, X_couchianus-1.0, whole genome shotgun sequence.
AGGTGGGGGACAGGTTAAACAAGGTCTGCAAACTCAGGCTGTTAGGGATGTTTTGACTTGCTTTCCTTTTCATTATGTGTAATCACCTGCGTCCTTTGCATCCACTTcgtaataaaaatgtacatccAAGTTTTGGCAACATCTCCAtgttgtttgtaaagttacacactgaaaaaaatgacagcaatattttaggttatttagtctaataaaataaattgggcTCCATTTTATCAAAGACATATTTTCACTATGCTATGCATATATTTCCAAATGTCACAGTTccaacatttataaatatttagttcacaaaccaaacattcagctgcagactaaatattttgctCACAGCTAAGTATTCTCTTGTTTTGTTAAGTGGAAGTGGactgccaaaataaaagctgggtctACCAAGCTTTACGTTGCTTCAGTGCTAATACAGTCACAGCTGCTGTTTATGGTAAATGTTTGCATTGCCATTGAAACGGTGTTTCTAGATATAATCTGGGATAGAGTTTGGAACTGTgacattttacaatttaataaatagcatatgattttaaaaaacatgaaaaatgaacaaGCTTTACAAGGAAGAATGTTGTAGAATTTCAATGTCCAGAAGTGCAAGCCTGATTAAAACCTATCCGCACAGAGACTCACTTCCCAAGGTGGTAGAAAATACCAGACTTAAGATCAAGAGGGACTTCCAAACAAAAGCTGACAAATTGTTAAATGAACTGAACATGGCGATCATTAATTAAAAGCAGAGGACAACCATTGTAATCAATGTCGCTGTTACGCCCAACTCTGGAAAcatcaagaaaaaagaaaacaagagagtACAGAAATACCAAGTGCATCAGAgtaaaattaattgaatatatGCTTATTCGCCAAATACTAtttaaaattatgcattttccttccaccttaAAATGAAACACTACCCAATATTGATTTAATACAATCTTTAAAGGCAAAACGGTTCAAGCGGTGTGAATAGCTTTGAGAGGCAGTGCCCAACACAactaaatcaatatttattgaaatgtttgacGGGTTCGGATCCAGCTGAAGGGTGATGGGGATTGACTGGATTCTACTGATTGTGACAAGATTTACGTGTCCAAAACACACTGTTCCCTTTTTGTTGACGTCATCAAAATGGACGGAAATAGCTGTGGTGGCAAAGAACAATGGTTAAAATGACTCAGCTAACAAGCATCCTGCTGGGGCCTATCGATGAGTCAGCATTTCACCTGCTGAACTGGTTAAGCCGAGTGGAAAGCATCTGTTTCATACCCAAAGAATCCAAAAACGACATTCTGGCTCTGTCCACTGTGACAAAGATTGGAAGGGGTGCTGTTTGTCAACAATCAACAGCAATAGTCCTGCCATAATTTATGTatggctttgactgggccatttcaGAATGTCTGCCTTGTTGTCTTCAAATCACTTCTGTATAGCTTCAACTGAATGCCTCAGTTTGTAGTcttgcttaaaagaaaaattatctgAAGTCACAGTTCTCTTGCAGATGGAAACAAATTGTGCCCCAAGATTTCCCTATATTTTGCTggacttgttttctttaaatcttcTACCTCTACAGGTCTTCAAGGTCCTGCTCATTCACTTAATCTTGGAGTCTCCTTGAGTCTTGATGTGAGTTTTCCTCAACAGGAGAATTCTCATTGCCAAACTCCCATAAAGCTTTGACTGGTAAAGAACCAACCCGAGGCAATGTATGCTTAATCTCTTCCATCTTGACTGCTGAAGTTTTTTACTTCTTCAGCTTAGTCAAAGGAGTTCTGGTGGCCTCTTTCAAAATCTCCTTCTTATAGTGACAGTTTGTAAGGATGGCCTGATCTGAGAACATTTACACATGTACCATATTCCTTCTGTTTCTTGATGTGGAATTTGAAGGGATATTACATACTTTCTCTATGAGAGACCGAGAGAGGAGCTACACAAGGGCCTTTTACGCTTTTTTATCCTACAAAAAGTTTACAATCAGGTCTTTTTCCTACTTATTTATGCTACCTTATGTCACACTTCATTCCTCTACATTTTGTTGTTCTACCACATAAAACCACTACACGATTTACTAAAAGTTGTTGTTGTATTGTAGGTGACTCAAAAAACCATttgttaaaatacattaaaatgacacAGCAAATAATTTTACCTGctcagtttaaatatttgtctcaTGGCCTATTTTTGTCAGATGATACTCTTACAGAGTGAATGTGACCTTATGCCGTGTTACGTACACaatgagttttgttttggaaaGAAGTCAAGCATTACTTTTAAATGCCCCAACCTGATAGACAACTTTTCGTGCATTCCTCCATGCTGCAGTCAAGCCCTCTATTTATCTTTAGCGTTTGACAAGCTTGGTGGCACAGTTTACTTCTGCTTCTTCAATGAAAGGAATCAGAAGAACCGCTGgacatatttgatattttacgCTTTGCAATCATATATGCTTTACTTTTTTgacagataaaatgaaaaaaggtaaCGGACCTCCTCCAGATACTGAAGGTACTTCAGAAATTCCAGATATCCCAGCGCCACCATATCCTGGCCCGCCTTTGGACCCCAGTGTGCTCACCAGTCAGCCTAATCCTGTTGGTCATCCTGCTGCTCAGAATAATGCTCAGTACGACAACCAGCCAGTGTCCAAGTTTGTTCATCAGGAACATTCCCAGGATGTTAATCAGAAGAATCCTCAGCCTGTTGATCAGGAAAGTGCACAGCCAGTTCCTCAGCAATACCCCGAACCTGGAGCTCAGCAATACCCCCAACCTGGAGCTCAACAATACCCCCAACCTGGAGTTCAGCAATACCCTCAACCTGGAGCTCAGCAATACCCCCAACCTGGAGCTCAACAATATCCCCAACCTGGAGTTCAGCAATACCCTCAACCTGAAGCTCAGCAATATCCCCAACCTGGAGCTCAACAATATCCCCAACCTGGAGTTCAGCAATACCCCCAACCTGGAGCTCAGCAATACCCCCAACCTGGAGTTCAGCAATACCCCCAACCTGGAGCTCAACAATACCCCCAACCTGGAATTCAGCAATATCCCCAACCTGGTAAGAGATCAAAGACCATATCAGTGTCATTGAACCTGCATGATCATAAGGGAAAACTAAGTTATTGTGTATCTTCATATATGTTTATGCTGTAATCTTTTGATCAGTTTAAATTTCATTCTGTTCACTCCAAGttcaatgtttttatgtgtctAGCTCAGCAACCAGTTGTGCAGAATATTGCCACAATACAACAAAATCAGCCTCTTCACTCAGGTGAGTCTACCGTTTGTCAGATTTGTTTCTCATTACTGAACATttgattaaagtttaaaatatgtataCTAGTGTTTCAGAGATGGTGATGGGTCTTAACAATATATTACTGGATTGGACAGTGTCTATTGGTTGTGACGTGCGCCCGCAGACTACATTACGCTCACATTACTTTGCATTGCGTCATGTGAACCAAATCATGCTGTTATGATGTGGGATGACCATGAATCTGCCACAAGCTGGAAAATATTGCCCTTATTTTCCATCTGATTTCTATCAAATAtggcttaaattaaagctgagaaaatttccaatgttgtgatttttaaaaacatgtttttgttttaatctgggGAAGTTTGGTTTgggattttgtcattttttgtgtcccttagttttgtcttttagaTATGCCTTGCTTCCATTTCCAGATCAGTTCTTGCTTAGTGAttctattttatgtttcattggtCTAGTCATTCTTTAGTGTTATAGTTATTTCCAAGTCAATGTGTACTCTCCCTTGTCGCCTGTGGcactttttctctccctctcctcagtctgcctcctcctctctcccctcacacctgcaataTGTTAGCTTTTCAGCCCAGGTCTTTTGTTCAGCATTCAACCTCCCAAGTATTTAAGCACCTTATTCTCTGTCACTCCTTGCCGGATTCTCCTGTCTTCTCCGGTTATTTTTCCCATCTGTTCCCTGGTGTCGTTTTCCCCCCAGATTTCCATGCTTGTGTTCCTTTTTGcccttttagatttttctgtaagTTGGTTCATCTTTTCATTAAGATGAACTCAACGTTCCACGCCTGCTGCATTTGGATCCGCTCAACAATATACGCCTTGATAGAATAATCCGGCCACAAGGACCCAGcagatttgctttttttaaaagaacttgAAAACTTAAAACTGTGAAGGAATCATTGACACTGTGGCTAAACCCCGCTCTGTCTGTCAATGTTTTCCTGTGGCTACAAACCACATCTTGTCGTAGAGTTGACAATTAATAGCAAAACACTGCAAACccgttttgaaatattttgcgTTATATTGTTTGCAGTGTGTCATCTCCCTAACCATCAGTGTTCCCGTCTCAATGTATAGCAATGGCGCATGTGGGTCCAATGGTAGTCACAATATGTCCAATCCGTCATATATATATCAACTGTGTGTTTTAACAAAGTGTGCTTGACAGGTAACCAGGTGTTCTTGGTGCAACACTTGCCTACTGACGTTGCTGGAAGTATGCTTTGTCCGCATTGCAAGAACACTGTTGTGACTTCGGTTGAATACAAAGTGGGCATGCTAACCTGGATCATTTTTGGagtgctgtttttgtttttgtgagtaTAAACTACCACATAGAAATACACACAATGTCAGGTGGTGGGTTCTttacaaactaatgatggtccAAGAAAATGAATGATTCTGGGCCTGTTTGAGctgtcataaaacataaaagttgtaaaacttgaaataaacatGGATACGATGTGGACAATAACAACATTCtaattaataaactttaaaatatcgAGCATCAccacctttaaaaacattttttttttttgccacaaagtGAAGTTACTTCAGTCTAATCTGCTTTAGGTTCCTGCTGGTTTGACTGGTTGCactgcttcctcccacagttcatgtatttcattttatcaTCAATTAGCCCCAGATGTAAAGAACTTCCAAGAGCAAACTGAATGGCAGTttgtagaaaatattaaaaatggaaagttttTCTGGGTAATTCATGCTTGAgtcaaaactgtttatttttccatccattATCCTACACTCTTAGTCCTATGAGGTCAAGAGGGGTGCTAGAGCCTTTCTCTAGCAGggtacactctggacaggtcgcttatttttatattcctgTAAATTATGCAGACTACGTTTAAGATTCGTTTGAAGTCTAGTCCTTAGGTTATCAAGATTGCAAGCACAACTGATTGGGTGTGGTTGTTGGTCAGTAAATGCGCTTCCGTTGCCATACTTCCGTACTCAACAAAAAGCTACGGCGTCAAACGACGTCACCAGAGAATTCAGGAgtgacagataaaaaaaaaaaatccccatatGATTCTACTGCCCCCAAGAGGCACTTATATGCCATTACACATAATCACGGATTTGCAGAGAATTATGAACAAATGGAGGCGCTTAAGTATAAAGCCCTGGTACAGCATCAActcttaatttagaaaataaaattaaataactcTTCAAGCTCAAGtatgaattttacttttttccccacaactCAGCAAACAACTCATGGTGaaccaaatatttaatgacCAAAATATTATTGTTCTCATGAttcattattattctttttatccTATGCTTCCCATCAGCTGCTGGCCGTGCAGTTTCATTCCCTTCTGCGTGAATTCTTGCAAGGATGTCCAGCATTCCTGCCCACAGTGTAACAACGTCCTGCACCTCTACAAACGGAGGTGAAATCCATCAGTGCCTGACACGTATGCTGGACATCCATTAAGATGGactgtaaatacatttattcagttttcctGATGTCTTTTATTAAGCTGTTAAAACGTGACATGAACTTGTACTGATTTACTCTGAATTATGTTTCATTGCTAAAGGGTTATTTTTATAACTGGGTATGATCATTTAACTCAAGAGCAGGAGTTAAATGCAGCCTTTATTTTCTCTGACAATAAAGGCTGCAGTAGGAAACttatcaaaatgtatttaacactttaaaaactgTCTCTATCTTGTGACAATTTAATATACCATGGGGTATTGTTATCTCTAGAAATATgctaatcagagccaggaggagggtcgtagcactgtcaatcatgcttgtgtacaAGATGCATGGTGTAAGCCTTGATAAGAagggaaaaacaacttacagtttgttaaggaaatatggatattgttgggtgtttaatatggctaatctcatgacatgtgcgtttaagagataaacattcctatttggacaaatgttaagcagagataaacattctcctggcaaggctgtaacttagagcagccataaaacactatgctcttgaaaggctttaaattagtaggccataaagaatatcttcccctgcTTAGAGGTCGAAGGTTggggggtttcccaggggctctgagctgcatctggagttgatcacagatttcgaatctgggaaacatctatgtttaatttcggatacaccttttaaatattgttcgtgataaggcaaagattcaaatcttgggagatgctgagtccaaaagagtaaaataggttttgtgaaattaacttataactttaacaactaaaatgactcttgagtctggtcattaaaacttaggggaaggttgacgtttttccaaggtggctctctgattggttgaacaacggaacgccttcgttgcataaattaaaatacggaaacacccctttgtataagatgacgtgtaaagagaaagagagttgagttttttccatcttttctccacgtgggcgcctttgtctgtctttgtgtttcgtgtttgtctttgtctgttgttattttgtgataaatgcatatctctgtatctctgcagctttgttaactgatgcatgtgtggttttgtatgaattaaactctgtgatctgtgacgtcaacacgccttgtttagtttcgttttacagctggccgctgctcgccaagaagaacccggctgtgttaaggaagagacgagccaaacgttttgttcaaagttttaataaataattcttccttaataAGTTACAGGAAAACTAATTACCTGTCATCATATTTGGCTTTGCTAAATAGCCTGAGCATTTATGGTAGGCTCTGCTGATGGGGAGAAGCCGTAGTGTAGCAAAGAGTAAGAGGGAGGCTGTGAGCAGTGCGAACAGAGGCATGATTGACTGCGCTAACAAGCTTCttctagctctgattggttgcttctgacAGTGTATTTCTGCATGACAAACGGACCACAGGAAGGAGGCTATACTCTACTATCACAACATAGTGACGCTTTTAGCAAATTGTAAAAAACATATCTTCTTAATGAAAGTTACATTACATACAGGAGATTTAAATGTGAAAGCAAAGCTTTGCTCATCATCATGTTATTGAATGTCTCTTTAATAGACTGCTTTTGttgaaatattgatgttttattgaaacactgaaagcaggttttttttttatttatacgaacaaataattttataattttacaattGGAGCATTAGCCAATGTGTTAAAcatatcaaaatatatttaaaaccaaatttcTTGAAAAGATTTGTATGactgtctgtttttaataaaaatgtaatatgttcaaatcttttaaaattattcagttAGTTTATATCGTATGATTCTGTGAACATTTACTTAGTAATTATTACTCAATTGCCATTGTATTTAAATAGTAAATATCATGATTAAATCAAATTCTAAGTTTCAAGatgtaattttgaatttttagaCCAAATATactcatttaaatttataatgTGGTATCATGTGTGTTTTATGCTTTGATGTGGGTGAGGATGCGGTTTTGTTTTCGAAAGTAGATTTCTTTGACTGTAAATAGCACATTTCACAGTTGTTCAGAAACTTAAATGAATCTCTTTCcatgtaaaattaaacaaaatcctaaaatatttcaaaagaaatctgaaaaaaaaaatttctttttttgtgcttatTCATGAAGGCTTCCTTgcacagaaaaaagttttatttcacaggATGGAGAGCTGAATTACAGTTCCCAATCTTTCCACGAGTAAATACTACCCTTCTTCATAGAAAGGTACCCCCTACCCTTTTGACTCATCTCGTTCTTGCGAACTCAATATCATGTCTCTTCCCATCTCATGAGTTTTATATATTGTTACACCTTACTTGTAAgagttaaaaagttaaaattgacAGATTTTGGGTTTCTGGCTCAACAAAATAGTGCAAAAATGTCTCACACACCTTTATGGACGGCATCCTTGTCATGACATTCCCTGTGTCCTTCTTTATCCCCACATGTAGGGGGTTGGAGATTACGTCTCTCTTAACAGACTTAATTGAATCATGTCTTCCAGGGTGTTATGCAACACTCTCTACTGGGATGGTCACATGGCCAAAGGCTCACCTGTGTTTAGAGCGACCATCTGCTCTTTCTCAATCGAGATGCCCATTTTCTGCAGCATGCGTCCCATCTTCATCTCCATTTCAGATCAGTTCTTAATAACACGGCAATTCATCATTCATCAGCAAATATCCCCCACAGTTTAGCAGGGACTGAGAAGTAGAAGATGTGGGAGCATGAAGGCGGGAAATAACGCCAAGATGAAATAACACCAAGATGTGCAAACAAAGTGATTAATGCCGGACAGGCTGTGAACTGCCATGCTTATGTACTGAGCctatttcctcttttcttcctgGTGAGACAGGTGCAACAGCTAATCACGCTGCCCCGTGTGTGTGGGCGAGCAGAGGTAAGCTGGGACTGCatcgctctctctctctagcTCTGTTGACACCTCCGCAGATTCAGCGTGAagctgggagagagagagacagagagagagcaaCTCAGACATGCAGACTGCACGAACAGAAAGATGAGGACAGAGGGAGTGAGAGAGAAAGGAGCGAAAGAGGCTGAAGATATATTTGACcgtgtgggtgtgtgaagtCTCGAGGCATGCATCATAATTgtggcttcttcttcttcttcttcttctcggAGCAGCTGGACAAGTCACTACATCAGCAAGACACCCGAGGTCTTTCAAAGTGTGCTGTGGTACTTTTAAGCAGTCAGAGCTGAAAGGAAACACAGCGACAAAATGGAAACCGATTTGTTTCTGCTGCCTCAAGGACTTCATTAAGTGAGAATCTGACAACACTCAGAGACTTAAGTCATGTCAAATAATGATTTGTGGGAAATGATGATATATCTGAACTGTGAGTAACCCAGAATTCAAGTCAAGAATTCATCTGAGGTGAGTTTTACTTCTTTCTATGAAATGTGAAACCATAAGAATGCACTGATTTacagttggggtttttttggtacAAGCTTTCTGTATCAAGATGACAGTTAATTTAAAGGTGCATGTTAATGCTTTGGTAAGGGCTGGGGAATGCATTATATTCATTAAATCAATCCAAGTGTGAATAATTattgtgtatgtatgtgtgtgtgtgcagaatgTTGTGTTGTTCTGTGCTTTTAGATACTGAACTCGACTCCTGAAAAGCCCAGTATGCAATGTAACCAGCCCACGCTGTTTCCCATTTCCATGGAAACTATTGCCCAGTGCTGAAACCTGTGCTATTCTGTGGAgcgagtgtgtgtatgtgtgtgtgtttgaacaaCATCACACAAGAGGCTTGtggaataaaagcagaaattgcTGTTTTCACCATTTTTCTCATAATGAAGATGTAAGAGCAGCTGATGTGCTCATGTAACACCACGTGACGTAGACCTGAATGGATGAAATGACTTGTTGCTTATTTAGCTCTAACTGTGTCTCTCTTTTCCCTGTTTGTCACCAAGATGGCCGTCAGCCCTTTTGTCATCTGCCTCCTGACTTTGATCAGTTGCAGCTCGTCTCAGCCCACTCCCCCACCTCCCCGAGGATGCAGCGTGGGCGTGGAAGCCCCCTACAGAGTGCTGTGTGACCTAGAGGCGGTCTGGGGCGTCGTCCTTGAGGCCGTGGCCTGTAGTGGCGGCCTCACCTCTTTGGTTCTTGCGGTGTTGCTCATCGTCAAGCTGCGTGGGGTTTCTGACCCAGCCAGGCGCTCTGGCCTCGGCCCTCTGCTCCTGCTCCTGGGGACCCTCCTCGGGATCTTCACCATCTCTCTGGCTTTCTTGGTAGGGAAGACCCAGGTGCTCTGTGTGGTGCGCAGGGCCTTTTGGGGACCCCTCTTTGCCCTCTGCTTCTCCTGCTTACTAGTGCAAGGTGTGAGACTCAGGAGGCTGGTGGCTGGGAAGTCAAGCCCCACTGGGAGCACGCTGGCAGCGCTGGGACTGGCATTGGCTTTGGTTCAGGGGATAATCTCTGCTGAATGGGTTCTGTTGACTGTCGTGAGAGAGGGTCACCCAGCATGCGAGTATCCTCCCTTAGACTTTGCTCTGATGTGCAGTTACACTCTGGGCCTGCTCCTCATAGCCATGGGTCTCTCTCTCGGAGTGGTGCTCTGCGGAGGAGAGTTCggagaagatggaggagatGGCAGAGAAGAAGACAGAGAAGGAGAGACTGAAAAGCGACGATGGAAGTGTAATGCCGTCTGGGTCTTTCTGTCCAGTTTGGCGTCCGCATTGCTTTGGGTGGCCTGGCTGGGGTTTTACCTTTATGGCAACCAGGCGTTGAGAGGGAAAGGGAGCagggagagaggaggaaacAAGGATGCAAAAGTATTGGATGAGCCTGCACTGGCTGTGGCCTTGGTGATCCAGGGCTGGATCCTGCTGCTGTTCCACGCTATCCCAGAGTCCCACCTGTGTCTCCAAAATCCAACACAATCTGACACACAAGATTTCTTCGACACCGGCCGCGCATCACCTGCTCCTCATTTTGGAGATGATCACCCCGCACATTCTCACCAGTCTTTTCAAGAAAACCAGGCCTTCTCAATGGAGGAGCACAGTGCAAGTAAGCCCGATGTGTGCTTGTGGTTCTGTTTGTTATGTCAGTGGCCAGTGGTCATGCTCCCCAGGGAATTTCCAGCATATCTTAGATGTGTACCTGTTGCCACTTGTGTAAATGAATAAGTGAATCATAAACAGATTTCTACAGAGCTCGGTGGAAGTAATGGAATCATTCAAATAATGaaatcatttaattaataaaaaaatatctgaaagaaGTTTTACAGTAAGCTATGGAACCACTGAGTCTAGGCAATCTAaagaaaagtgaacgcagtgaaAACAGTCACCCAGTGCAGCTTCTCTATAAAATAGCAGGagtaagtaattttaaaaaggtaTGACATTTTCAGACAATTATATGATCAAACCTATAGCATCGGTAGATTGACAATTGGGTGGGGTCAACAGTTTTCCTTGCAGAATgtgaaaaccaaacattaaaaGCTAAGTggataaaattaattatatccagTTCAACACCTCTAGCAATTATTGGTCCAAACTGCCTAAAAATAGACCTTACACAACAAGTGCAAACCAACACAATGGACTTAAAAATAACACTCATCCTCACAGGGAGGAAGATGTTAACACCAAGTAACATTTCCAACAGCGTGGTTCCTGCTAGCAATACATACATGGAGCAGCAATTTAATCTACCAGATTTTAATGGAGAATATCAAATtaagaaggaaaacaacatcGATCTTTACTTATTTTCAAGTTTGTGTTCAAGAAACACAACAGCAATGCATTCATAATCTTCATTAAACTATATTAATGTACATGAACCTAAAACATTCGCctgaaaaaatgtctttctctttccatttaaacatttctgtcgTAAATTCATAGAAGCAGGGAGATTATGGTGTATTTGtcacattagcattagcatcagtTCTGCCTGATtacatttcaattttttaagaaaaaaaacagcaggagcATATTgtagtcaaacatttatttttattagtaatcGCTCCAAGTTTTAAATGCTAACcattaatgtaattaaaataaagatgctACCACAAGCTGCTTTACAAACTATTTCTACAACTAAGAGGGGGAGTTTTATGAATAAGAAACTTGTTAATTTGTTTCAGGTGTGTTAGACCACAAATGCATTCAAAAGTTAAATCACCTGAGGACTGAAGTTTCACACCTCTGAGGTGGAAAAAAGTTCATGCATGTGAAATGTCAGCTCTGCTGCTCATGTTCAACACAATAATAAACAGATTGTtttgtatattgtatattatatttGTGAAGTCAATATAACTTATCTAATTGTAAAAAGTTTAGATCATAGGTGTGTCTTGTTTTGATCTTAAATGAACAGTTCAAGAAAATCAATAAAGCTGGCAGCCAGAGAAGAGACTCCTCCTATGTTTAAACTTAGCAAGTCATTATGAATTATTAGCCATCAATAATGTAATAATCTTACTGTTGTGCCACCTAGTGGACAGACAATGCTATTTTTATATGTCAGTTCAACAATTAGGTAAAATCTTGAAAGGCAAAACTACAGTAAGTTCACAACTCTTCCAGGGGAAAACCATGACCAAAGCCACAATGTTGTTTGACGTTTCACATTTGGcagtgaatttttttaaatctagtttaaaaaaaaaagaaaaaaaagatgtacgCCCTGCTAATGACAAATAGTGAAATTATACCTATAAAGCCACCTTCAGACATTTATCAAAAATCAATTGGGAATCTCTGAAGGAATTTATCTACTTACTTTGGACCAGCTTGGATTGGATTATGAAACTGACATCACTGTCAGGGCCTATGTTGTTTTGggatttgatttattgattctagttttattattattctgtgctCCTTAGTCTCTTTCTTTAATTACATCAGCctggtttctgttttatcaaacagaaacagtttaaaTACTGTGAGCATTCAGCCTCACAGTATTTAAACACATCTCCTGCTCCGATTCCTTGCTGATTCCTCCCATTATATCCCGTTGCTTCCCTGTTCATCTTGctgggtttcttttttgtttgtctgttcctcctctgttttttgttctaCCCTGGATCCCTGTGTTCTCCATAATGCTTTTTTGTTCCTAGTTCCTGTGTTTTATGTTCAACCCTGGCTGCCTGTAAGTTTTTTTATCATcgtttttttcattaaatattcatcacTTCAAACTACCCACTGTCTCTGCCTTactgcatttgggtccaccaTCAACACACATTATGACAATCActtattttactgcaaatataAACATCTACGAGTATAAATTGATGTGAAAGCCTCCTTCatacatatttataatatatttattgtaaatgtgtgAATACAGGGAACGTGGAATATATAAATGGCTAGTCCCCCAATCTAGTACATTTACATAATTTAGACGGCATCCAAGTTTTCAATaatggtgcaaaaaaaaaaccccacacattTCAATCTGAGTCACATCAAGGTTTGAATATCTCCTTTGTTGTGGCTTTGTGTAAATCAAACCGCCCATCTTGTGAAACCGCTTATTTAGCCAGGGTCGTTGGGGAAGGAGGTGTGGCTGGGGCTGCAAGGATAAGTACCtgctgcacaaaacaaaaaaaacaattaagtctcatgaaatgtctgaatatCCACCAGCCTTTACAAGACGGAGATTTGTGAGTCATTCCTTTTCAACTAATCGCTACATTTTTCTGAACCCAGCTGCACA
Proteins encoded in this region:
- the LOC114144661 gene encoding cell death-inducing p53-target protein 1 homolog isoform X2; amino-acid sequence: MKKGNGPPPDTEGTSEIPDIPAPPYPGPPLDPSVLTSQPNPVGHPAAQNNAQYDNQPVSKFVHQEHSQDVNQKNPQPVDQESAQPVPQQYPEPGAQQYPQPGAQQYPQPGVQQYPQPGAQQYPQPGAQQYPQPGVQQYPQPEAQQYPQPGAQQYPQPGVQQYPQPGAQQYPQPGVQQYPQPAQQPVVQNIATIQQNQPLHSGNQVFLVQHLPTDVAGSMLCPHCKNTVVTSVEYKVGMLTWIIFGVLFLFFCWPCSFIPFCVNSCKDVQHSCPQCNNVLHLYKRR
- the LOC114144661 gene encoding cell death-inducing p53-target protein 1 homolog isoform X1 encodes the protein MKKGNGPPPDTEGTSEIPDIPAPPYPGPPLDPSVLTSQPNPVGHPAAQNNAQYDNQPVSKFVHQEHSQDVNQKNPQPVDQESAQPVPQQYPEPGAQQYPQPGAQQYPQPGVQQYPQPGAQQYPQPGAQQYPQPGVQQYPQPEAQQYPQPGAQQYPQPGVQQYPQPGAQQYPQPGVQQYPQPGAQQYPQPGIQQYPQPAQQPVVQNIATIQQNQPLHSGNQVFLVQHLPTDVAGSMLCPHCKNTVVTSVEYKVGMLTWIIFGVLFLFFCWPCSFIPFCVNSCKDVQHSCPQCNNVLHLYKRR
- the gprc5bb gene encoding G protein-coupled receptor, class C, group 5, member Bb, whose protein sequence is MAVSPFVICLLTLISCSSSQPTPPPPRGCSVGVEAPYRVLCDLEAVWGVVLEAVACSGGLTSLVLAVLLIVKLRGVSDPARRSGLGPLLLLLGTLLGIFTISLAFLVGKTQVLCVVRRAFWGPLFALCFSCLLVQGVRLRRLVAGKSSPTGSTLAALGLALALVQGIISAEWVLLTVVREGHPACEYPPLDFALMCSYTLGLLLIAMGLSLGVVLCGGEFGEDGGDGREEDREGETEKRRWKCNAVWVFLSSLASALLWVAWLGFYLYGNQALRGKGSRERGGNKDAKVLDEPALAVALVIQGWILLLFHAIPESHLCLQNPTQSDTQDFFDTGRASPAPHFGDDHPAHSHQSFQENQAFSMEEHSATVRSGTYHSSHGSMRPGIAFRGHVYQPTEMALVMNGGGTMPTAPINYTGRRLW